From the Saccharomycodes ludwigii strain NBRC 1722 chromosome I, whole genome shotgun sequence genome, one window contains:
- a CDS encoding pyridoxal phosphate homeostasis protein (similar to Saccharomyces cerevisiae YBL036C | putative non-specific single-domain racemase) → MSTPTNADATLSYTQERSKELITRYDTILGEINKAMIEHNRPITDIQLLTVSKLKPASDIKALYDHGIRHFGENYVQELITKANILPKDIKWHFIGGLQTNKCKDLANKVSNLYCVETIDSLKKIKKLEEQRAKFVQEHAPTEQTKNYTILVNVQINTSMEDQKSGLTDENEIFQIIEFLLNEAKYVKLNGLMTIGSWVISHQDSSLLNKDFATLCDWKKKIQDKFPSQFTEEHQLKLSMGMSSDFIEAIAQNSNEVRVGTNIFGARPTKDQAYI, encoded by the coding sequence ATGTCCACTCCAACCAATGCTGATGCAACCTTATCTTACACTCAAGAACGTTCAAAGGAATTAATTACTCGATATGACACCATTCTAGGCGAAATCAACAAAGCCATGATTGAACACAATCGCCCTATTACCGACATTCAATTGCTCACAGTCTCCAAATTAAAACCAGCAAGTGATATTAAAGCATTATACGATCATGGTATTAGACATTTTGGTGAAAATTATGTTCAAGAACTAATTACCAAAGCTAACATATTACCCAAGGACATTAAATGGCACTTTATTGGCGGATTACAGACTAATAAGTGTAAAGATTTAGCCAACAAGGTTTCTAATTTATATTGCGTTGAAACTATtgattctttaaaaaaaattaagaaattAGAAGAACAGAGAGCTAAATTTGTTCAAGAACATGCACCTACagaacaaacaaaaaattacacCATTTTAGTTAATGTACAAATAAATACCTCGATGGAAGATCAAAAATCAGGATTAACTGATGAAAACGAGATTTTCCAGATTatagaatttttattaaatgagGCTAAATATGTTAAGTTGAATGGTTTAATGACTATTGGATCCTGGGTCATTAGTCATCAAGATAGCTCCCTACTAAATAAAGATTTTGCTACTTTATGTgactggaaaaaaaagatacaaGATAAATTCCCTTCACAATTCACCGAAGAACATCAATTGAAGTTGTCTATGGGTATGAGTTCTGATTTTATTGAAGCCATTGCGCAAAACAGTAATGAAGTTAGAGTTGgtactaatatttttggtgCAAGACCAACAAAGGATCAAGCATATATTTAG
- the APL3 gene encoding Apl3p (similar to Saccharomyces cerevisiae YBL037W | APL3 | clathrin Adaptor Protein complex Large chain), translating into MSFQSASNFISQHRRSDSGKKKSNSPNIMEGSMTPTSNTFSFENNSFTNDNTLKLNSNGTGTSSSNIFTSSNSGNNVSSNNGNPSKSTGNDAHNNISNKNSNNNKSHNDMKGLQLFIADLRAYQNSKEEQEARINSELSNITKNFSNKAHLNGYRRKKYVSKLLYIYLTTNYKKLPELVFGIEQMVCLMESSSANTKYSEKFIGYLGVEMLLPSLPKQQSPLIGRISQSLTNDLSSTKEEFVCLALNFVSGNNFYRPEVAKSLIDPVFQILRSPTSTDILKQKSLMAFLCLIRIVPEYIVDMEDKKRELWIQRITSLLDNKNLLLSVLPVCHYIITLIGPQYFEKIVPTLATYLYECFEDSGNGVGLVLPNPFLISKILLVLTDEMNGSRSIDVGSLNKLRKTVTKAIQLATQPVHDSMSRNIQSIILFSLINFAPKLDPSKEAIENSVSALCTLFKITRDVNTKYMTLDTLCKLCQATKSSTRPILCKNKELWAVGHDIMDASILSKWINLIYEITEVDNVKQSVDWLLKMMTHPEVNSGSSSINGLDLKRDIGMKIAILTEKYATDINWFVDVSLRLLSVSKVIEETKNENDGVWERLVQIVINNESLHRITCEKLLSDYMYKDLSENIVKAGCYLLGEFSPLLVPNRISTGDLLNLFTDKYFQCQQVSTRALILTSMMKLYKCDLSIGSTLIKFYQLELNSLDIELQTRSFEYLKIIQQTITSNSPFLLDYLFKPAPVFQINNNPLLSRFGVNNSNTSNVISSINLTTPPASSITAATSFSSSTPPLAPAPRKTTAMQSTGGANISSTNKYDSQTLIANWKQSFKRMAEHKQGILFQNNNLKILFSIVQGGSNSTTTSPDTIIVYHTFVNIDPEWDITSFYVDVIPSQLSDNPPYIIKPIILPEPVIKCGCRATYQYEVIYRKVFSIWKSPILNIQYKLGGNAYHDLNIKLPMPLQRTMVPTNSGETMKMPQYIQRWKQIGEALGSAGEYNIEIPSMIVNVESVKLLLNKKLGFDLIVTPSSMHNLIFGSGIVHTKSDGNFGVLIKLVYEEGRNSWIVTARTTTTEGNISQNIVETIKVCLE; encoded by the coding sequence ATGTCTTTCCAATCTGCTagtaattttatttcacAACACCGCAGATCCGATAgcgggaaaaaaaaaagtaatagTCCCAATATAATGGAAGGATCAATGACACCTACTAGTAACACTTTTTCATTTGAAAACAATAGTTTCACTAATGATAATACTCTGAAGTTGAACTCGAACGGGACAGGCActagtagtagtaacatTTTTACTTCCAGTAATAGTGGCAACAATGtcagtagtaataatggAAACCCTTCGAAATCTACTGGAAACGATGCACACAATAATATaagcaacaaaaatagcaataataacaaatcaCACAATGATATGAAAGGTTTGCAATTATTTATCGCCGATTTAAGGGCGTACCAAAATTCTaaagaagaacaagaagCACGTATCAATTCCGAATTGAGTAACATTACCAAGAATTTCAGTAACAAAGCACATTTAAACGGATAtaggagaaaaaaatatgtttccAAACtattatacatatatttaaccacaaattataaaaagcTCCCAGAATTAGTCTTTGGTATTGAGCAAATGGTTTGTTTAATGGAGAGTTCTTCCGCTAACACTAAATATTCTGAAAAATTTATCGGGTATTTAGGTGTTGAAATGTTGTTGCCATCTTTACCTAAACAACAATCACCGTTGATAGGTAGAATTTCTCAAAGTTTAACCAACGATCTATCATCTACCAAGGAAGAATTTGTGTGTTTAGCCTTAAATTTCGTTAGTGGGAACAATTTTTATAGACCCGAAGTTGCAAAAAGTTTAATTGATCCAGTATTTCAAATACTAAGGTCTCCAACCAGTACCGATATTTTAAAGCAGAAATCTTTGATGGCGTTTTTATGTTTAATTAGAATAGTTCCTGAGTATATTGTTGATATGGAAGATAAAAAACGTGAATTATGGATTCAAAGAATTACGTCACTTTTAGACAATAAAAACTTGCTATTGTCAGTTTTACCTGTTTGtcattatattattactctTATAGGTCCACagtattttgaaaaaattgtacCAACTCTAGCTACTTATTTGTATGAATGTTTTGAAGATAGCGGTAACGGTGTCGGTTTAGTATTGCCTAATCCGTTTCTGATAAGTAAAATTTTGTTGGTGTTAACTGATGAAATGAATGGATCTAGAAGTATTGATGTTGGATCTTTAAATAAGTTAAGAAAAACTGTGACAAAAGCTATTCAGCTGGCAACGCAACCTGTGCACGATTCTATGAGTCGCAACATTCAATCCATTATACTATTTTCACTAATTAATTTTGCACCAAAACTAGACCCGAGTAAAGAAGCTATTGAAAATTCAGTTAGTGCGTTGTGTACTTTGTTTAAAATCACAAGGGATGTGAATACAAAGTATATGACTTTGGATACATTGTGTAAATTATGTCAAGCTACGAAAAGTTCCACAAGGCCGATTCTGTGTAAAAATAAGGAACTATGGGCTGTAGGGCACGATATTATGGATGCTTCTATTTTAAGTAAGTGGatcaatttaatatatgaGATCACAGAAGTTGATAATGTTAAACAAAGTGTTGATTGGTTGCTAAAAATGATGACGCATCCGGAAGTTAATTCTGGGTCGTCATCCATAAACGGTTTGGATTTAAAAAGGGACATTGGCATGAAAATAGCCATATTAACAGAAAAATATGCCACTGACATTAATTGGTTTGTTGATGTGTCTTTGAGACTATTATCGGTCAGTAAAGTTATTGAAGAAactaaaaatgaaaatgatggTGTTTGGGAAAGATTAGTTCAAATTGTAATTAACAATGAGTCATTACATAGGATTACTTGCGAAAAATTATTGAGTGATTATATGTATAAAGACTTGTCCGAGAATATAGTGAAAGCTGGATGTTATTTATTGGGGGAGTTTTCACCATTGCTTGTACCAAACAGAATATCGACTGGGGATTTGTTGAATCTATTTACTGATAAATATTTCCAGTGCCAGCAGGTTTCTACAAGAGcattaattttaacatCAATGATGAAATTGTATAAATGTGATTTGTCGATTGGCTCGACTTTAATTAAGTTTTACCAATTGGAATTAAACTCATTAGATATAGAATTACAAACTAGAAGttttgaatatttgaaGATTATCCAACAAACCATTACAAGTAACTCACCATTTCTATTGGACTATTTGTTTAAGCCTGCCCCAGTTttccaaataaataataacccCTTGTTATCTAGATTTGGGGTAAACAACAGCAATACCAGCAATGTAATTTCGTCTATCAATTTAACTACACCGCCAGCATCATCTAtaacagcagcaacaaGTTTCAGTTCAAGCACGCCGCCCTTAGCACCCGCACCAAGAAAAACCACGGCAATGCAATCCACAGGAGGAGCTAATATCTCATCAACAAACAAGTATGATTCACAAACGCTAATTGCTAATTGGAAGcaaagttttaaaagaatgGCAGAACACAAACAGGGCATTTTATTTCAGAATAACAATTTAAAGATATTGTTTTCTATAGTACAAGGGGGAAGTAACAGTACGACAACAAGTCCCGATACTATTATAGTGTACCATACTTTTGTTAATATAGATCCTGAATGGGATATAACCTCTTTTTACGTTGATGTTATACCCTCCCAGTTGTCAGATAATCCACcctatattattaaacctATTATTTTACCTGAACCCGTAATTAAGTGTGGCTGCCGTGCAACTTATCAGTATGAGGTTATATACCGTAAGGTATTTTCTATCTGGAAATCGCCcatattaaatattcaataCAAACTGGGTGGTAACGCCTATCACGATCTGAACATTAAATTACCTATGCCATTGCAAAGAACCATGGTTCCAACTAACAGTGGTGAAACAATGAAGATGCCCCAATATATCCAAAGATGGAAACAAATCGGGGAAGCTTTGGGCTCTGCTGGTGAATATAACATAGAAATACCAAGTATGATTGTCAATGTTGAAAGTGTTAAACTCTTGTTGAATAAAAAGCTTGGATTCGACTTAATTGTTACGCCATCATCCATGCATAATCTAATTTTCGGTTCAGGTATTGTACACACTAAGAGTGATGGAAATTTCGGTGTATTAATCAAATTGGTTTATGAGGAGGGGAGAAATTCTTGGATTGTTACTGCAAGAACTACTACGACAGAAGGTAACATTTCACAAAATATTGTAGaaacaataaaagtttGTCTAGaatga
- the RFC5 gene encoding replication factor C subunit 5 (similar to Saccharomyces cerevisiae YBR087W | RFC5 | Replication Factor C), which produces MSLWVDKYRPSTLAELSHNEHVTNILKSLSENNPNDLPHLLLYGPNGSGKKTRTMCLLNSIFDSSVYRLKIDVRQFQVNSRKLELNVVSSPHHVEITPSDLGGSYDRVVIQELLKEIGQTEQVEFGSNISNTANNNSNSNKSPRFKVVIINDANSLSLDAQAALRRTMEKYSKNIRLFMLCDSLSSIISPIKSRVLLLRIPAPTNQEIVSILDSICFKQQVNIENKDNSCLLKIASFANGNLRLALLTLESMAMANNLTLKDTTSVIRPDWQVVLMKMSNKIIKERNVKCLIECRSMLYELLAHCIPADVILHDLTMFIISALANPTIIIGVVKNASIFDERLALGSKVIYHLEGFIANVMCEMEK; this is translated from the coding sequence ATGTCTCTTTGGGTCGATAAATACCGTCCCTCCACATTAGCAGAATTATCTCATAATGAGCACGTGacaaatatattgaaaTCATTATCTGAAAATAATCCCAATGATTTGCCCCATTTATTACTATATGGTCCAAATGGTTCAGGCAAAAAGACAAGAACAATGTGTTTGTTGAATTCCATTTTTGATTCTTCAGTTTATCGTTTGAAAATTGATGTTCGTCAATTTCAGGTGAATTCAAGAAAGTTAGAATTAAACGTTGTTAGTAGTCCGCATCATGTTGAAATAACACCTAGCGACTTGGGTGGTAGTTACGATAGAGTTGTTATTcaagaattattaaaagagatTGGCCAAACTGAACAAGTTGAATTTGGTAGCAATATTTCAAATACCgccaacaacaacagcaataGTAACAAATCCCCCAGGTTTAAAGTTGTCATCATTAATGATGCTAATAGTCTATCTTTGGACGCCCAAGCAGCTTTACGTCGTACTAtggaaaaatattcaaaaaacaTTAGGCTGTTTATGTTATGCGATAGCTTGTCCAGTATCATATCACCAATCAAATCACGTGTTTTGTTGCTAAGGATTCCGGCACCAACTAATCAAGAAATTGTTTCCATATTAGATAGCATTTGTTTTAAACAACAAgttaatattgaaaataaggACAATTCGTGCTTATTGAAAATAGCTTCTTTTGCTAACGGGAATTTAAGACTAGCGTTGTTAACGCTGGAAAGCATGGCTATGGCCAATAATTTGACATTGAAAGACACCACCTCAGTTATTCGTCCGGACTGGCAAGTGGTGCTAATGAAAATGagtaataaaatcattaaagaaagaaatgTAAAATGCTTAATAGAATGCAGAAGCATGCTATATGAGTTACTAGCTCATTGTATTCCCGCTGATGTTATATTGCATGATTTAACCATGTTCATTATTTCAGCCCTAGCTAATCCTACCATCATTATAGGTGTTGTGAAAAATGCATCCATTTTTGATGAAAGACTAGCTTTAGGTTCCAAGGTAATTTATCATTTAGAAGGATTTATAGCCAATGTTATGTGtgaaatggaaaaataa
- the MRPL16 gene encoding mitochondrial 54S ribosomal protein uL16m (similar to Saccharomyces cerevisiae YBL038W | MRPL16 | Mitochondrial Ribosomal Protein Large subunit), producing MIFGAILNGSGFFKPSTVKQAIATTRITVSTFKRFTHEYAPRFKGGKKSQKGRVPVRTGGSISGSTLQFGTYGLRLKTEGVRLTALQLQEADNAVMRYIRQTTNGKMWRRLVTDIAVCIKGNETRMGKGKGAFDHWMCRVPTGKIIFEISGDNLHEKVARDAFRKAGTKLPGVYEFVKKDSLCRVGLHSFKNANDVPKKNYFQIPRKDNEIRKLASLPEYKLFRGR from the coding sequence ATGATTTTTGGAGCCATTTTAAACGGATCTGGGTTTTTCAAACCTTCAACGGTAAAGCAAGCAATAGCTACTACTCGCATTACTGTTTCTACATTTAAACGTTTCACCCATGAATATGCACCACGTTTCAAAGGTGGTAAAAAATCACAAAAAGGTAGAGTTCCCGTCCGTACTGGTGGATCTATTTCAGGCAGTACTTTGCAATTTGGTACCTATGGCCTAAGATTAAAGACAGAAGGTGTCAGGTTAACCGCCTTACAATTGCAGGAAGCTGATAATGCAGTTATGAGATATATCCGTCAAACTACTAATGGGAAAATGTGGAGAAGATTAGTTACAGATATTGCCGTGTGTATCAAAGGTAATGAAACACGTATGGGTAAGGGTAAAGGTGCCTTTGATCACTGGATGTGTCGTGTTCCGACTGGTAAGATTATATTTGAAATAAGCGGCGATAATTTGCATGAAAAAGTTGCTAGAGACGCTTTTAGGAAGGCTGGTACAAAATTGCCAGGTGTCTATGAgtttgttaaaaaagattCTTTGTGTAGAGTAGGTTTACATTCATTTAAAAACGCCAATGATGtaccaaagaaaaattattttcaaataccaagaaaagataatgaaattagaaaattaGCTTCTCTACCAGAATACAAGTTGTTTAGAGGTCGTTAA
- the MSF1 gene encoding phenylalanine--tRNA ligase (similar to Saccharomyces cerevisiae YPR047W | MSF1 | Mitochondrial aminoacyl-tRNA Synthetase Phenylalanine (F)), with protein MSCSLKRFIPVITNNKHTLQAIIEKSLYSTATSSPNTIIVNGKEFETDSEKTNVPQNILKLTDKALHLKASHPIGILRTLIENKLNSDDHAFEVYNNFKPAVSVFENFDSLGFPKDHVGRSKSDTYYINKDHLLRTHTSAHEMFCFGNIQKKITDKPGYLISADVYRRDEIDKTHYPAFHQMEGARLWPKTEAGQKQLKKDISVLETKLNQIKNFTVIDMPYKEETNPKQKHMTKEEVQLVSTHLKRTIELIVAEVFNKKLASEGKTNEEIKSRWIEAYFPWTAPSWEIEVWWKGEWLELCGCGVVREQVLTNAGMGTNEKIGWAFGLGLDRVAMLLFDIPDIRLFWTDDQRFHEQFKENTISSFKPYSKYPGTIRDISFWVNNSIDIHENDLMEIVRNTAGDLVESVKLIDDFVHPKTGRRSLCYRINYQSMDRNITNEEINNLQDTVRANLVEQYKIELR; from the coding sequence ATGTCGTGTAGCTTAAAACGTTTCATACCCGTAATAACCAATAATAAGCACACACTACAGGCTATTATCGAAAAGTCCTTGTATTCTACTGCAACATCATCCCCGAATACAATAATTGTAAATGGTAAAGAATTCGAAACAGATtcagaaaaaacaaatgttCCACAAAACATCTTAAAATTAACAGACAAAGCATTGCATTTAAAAGCATCGCATCCAATTGGTATTTTACGTActttaattgaaaataagTTGAACTCTGATGATCATGCCTTTGAGGTATATAACAATTTCAAACCTGCAGTTTCagtttttgaaaacttCGATAGTTTGGGCTTTCCTAAAGACCATGTAGGCAGATCCAAGAGTGATACTTATTATATTAACAAGGATCATCTGTTAAGAACTCACACCAGTGCTCACGAAATGTTTTGTTTCGGGAACattcagaaaaaaataactgaCAAACCAGGTTATTTAATATCTGCCGATGTTTATCGCCGTGATGAAATCGACAAAACTCACTACCCTGCTTTCCATCAAATGGAAGGTGCTCGACTTTGGCCGAAAACTGAAGCTGGGCAGAAGCagttgaaaaaagatatttctGTTTTGGAAACAAAGCTGaatcaaattaaaaattttactgTTATCGATATGCCAtataaagaagaaacaaACCCTAAACAAAAGCATATGACAAAAGAAGAAGTTCAGTTGGTAAGTACGCATTTAAAGAGAACCATAGAATTAATTGTTGCGGaagttttcaataaaaaactaGCTAGTGAAGGTAAAACAAATGAAGAAATCAAATCCCGCTGGATTGAAGCTTATTTTCCATGGACAGCTCCATCTTGGGAAATTGAAGTTTGGTGGAAAGGCGAATGGTTGGAATTATGCGGTTGTGGTGTTGTGCGCGAACAAGTTCTAACTAATGCAGGTATGGGAACAAACGAGAAGATCGGTTGGGCGTTTGGTTTAGGTTTAGATCGTGTTGCTATGCTACTATTTGACATTCCTGATATTAGATTATTCTGGACCGATGACCAAAGATTCCATGaacaatttaaagaaaataccaTTTCTAGTTTCAAACCGTACTCTAAATATCCCGGAACTATTCGtgatatttctttttgggTCAACAATTCTATTGATATCCATGAAAATGATCTAATGGAAATTGTCCGAAACACTGCTGGCGATTTAGTAGAAAGTGTGAAATTAATTGATGATTTTGTTCATCCTAAAACAGGACGTCGCAGTTTATGTTACCGTATTAACTATCAAAGTATGGATAGAAATATTACTAATGAAGAAATCAATAACCTACAAGATACTGTTCGCGCCAACTTGGTTGAACAATACAAAATTGAATTaagataa
- the TAH18 gene encoding NAPDH-dependent diflavin reductase (similar to Saccharomyces cerevisiae YPR048W | TAH18 | Top1T722A mutant Hypersensitive), translating into MSKKICILYGSETGNSEEYAISLSYKLSRYHFQHTLASLKDFNLQDLTKCRYLFIICSTTGQGELPRNAKCSKLWNFMKRGDLPNDFLNYIKIGFLGLGDSSYPHFQYAIKKLHKRMVTQLGAIELFPRFEADEVGLAGSGGGSVEAVYFEYEKQVLQKLLQKFPTRKILGDQKIKREMIDDSVYLEPKHILSISTTTNKNDTKPRFSNNEVCLGKVIMNKRITATDHFQDVRQFKFECETKFDPGDTVGIYPVNSDLTVDAMLNAQPHWINIADKPLELNNIPPTLSVLLPPNQELTLRHLLKYYFDICSIPKRTFFLKTLSFSIDSSRLSGGESQLEQQRKKLFEFATKQDMQDLYDYCNRPRRSILEVIQDFGSFGLPYEYIFDFFPSIKPRFYSISNCYNGHEMELTVAIVKYKTILHKIRKGLCTTYLNDLKENASYVRFFVEHNNLLDKMANYQEKPVILISPGVGIAPVKSIIESKIFSHRQSLFFGCRAKTKDYLYGDKLANLANSGELKLFICFSRDLTNSPTAKYVQDMLWENGEYVYDLIKNKNAYIYLCGSSGKMPIQVRLTLVEILKKFGEPANIKEPEAYLKSMEKNYRYLQETW; encoded by the coding sequence ATGTCTAAAAAAATCTGTATTTTGTATGGATCTGAAACAGGCAATTCAGAAGAATACGCAATCTCCTTGTCGTATAAATTGTCAAGATATCACTTTCAACATACTTTAGCATCTCTCAAAGACTTTAATCTACAGGATCTCACAAAGTGTAGATACCTGTTCATTATATGTTCCACTACAGGCCAGGGTGAATTACCCAGAAATGCAAAATGTTCGAAATTATGGAATTTTATGAAAAGAGGAGATCTACCTAATGACTTTTTAAACTATATAAAAATCGGATTTTTAGGCTTGGGTGATTCTAGCTACCCTCATTTCCAGTACGCAATTAAGAAATTACATAAAAGAATGGTAACCCAATTGGGCGCAATTGAATTATTCCCCAGATTTGAAGCTGATGAGGTGGGGTTGGCCGGGAGTGGTGGTGGTAGCGTTGAAGCGGTCTATTTTGAATATGAAAAACAggttttacaaaaattacTCCAGAAATTCccaacaagaaaaatattaggtgatcaaaaaattaaacgtGAGATGATTGATGATTCTGTATATTTAGAACCAAAACATATTTTAAGCATCAGTACCACCACCAATAAAAACGACACAAAGCCAAGGTTTTCAAATAACGAAGTCTGTTTGGGGAAAGTCATTATGAATAAACGGATTACCGCCACAGATCACTTTCAGGACGTGCGTcaatttaaatttgaatGCGAGACAAAATTTGATCCTGGCGACACAGTGGGAATTTATCCTGTGAATTCAGATCTAACTGTTGATGCAATGCTAAATGCACAACCTCATTGGATCAATATAGCTGATAAACCATTAGAGTTGAACAATATTCCGCCCACATTAAGTgtattattaccaccaaACCAAGAGTTAACTTTAAGACATTTGTTAAAATActattttgatatttgcAGCATTCCAAAAAgaacttttttcttaaagacattatcattttctaTAGATTCTTCTAGATTATCAGGTGGAGAATCTCAACTTGAAcaacaaagaaagaaaCTATTTGAATTTGCTACAAAACAAGACATGCAAGACCTATACGATTATTGTAACAGGCCTAGAAGATCAATTTTAGAAGTTATTCAAGATTTTGGATCTTTTGGATTACCTTATGAATacatttttgattttttccCAAGCATAAAACCAAGATTCTATTCCATTTCAAATTGCTACAATGGCCATGAAATGGAATTAACTGTTGCTATTGTTAAgtataaaacaattttgCATAAGATCCGAAAGGGGCTATGTACTACGTATTTGAATGATTTGAAAGAAAATGCTTCTTATGTAAGATTTTTTGTTGAGCATAATAACTTATTAGACAAAATGGCAAACTATCAAGAAAAACcagtaatattaatttcaCCTGGTGTGGGAATAGCTCCAGTTAAATCAATTATAGaatccaaaattttttcccATAGACAATCGCTATTTTTCGGTTGTAGGGCCAAAACCAAGGACTATTTATATGGAGATAAATTGGCAAACTTAGCTAATTCTGGGGaattaaagttatttatATGTTTCTCTAGGGATTTAACAAATTCTCCCACTGCTAAGTATGTACAAGATATGTTATGGGAAAATGGTGAATATGTTTatgatttaattaaaaataaaaatgcctatatatatttgtgtGGTTCCTCCGGTAAAATGCCAATTCAAGTTAGGTTAACGCTAGTTgag